From the genome of Oscillospiraceae bacterium:
AGAGTCTGCTGCCTATCACCTGGAACCCTCCATGGTCTACGCCGTCATCAAGCAGGAAAGCAACTTTGACCCCAAGTGTGTGTCGCGGGCGGGTGCCATCGGCCTAATGCAGCTTATGCCGGATACATTTTCCTGGCTGATACAAAACGACAGCAGCAGTGTCGCTTCGCAGAAAACGTATACCGACGAAGATCTGTATGACCCGCAGATAAACATTCATTACGGCTGCAAGTACCTCTCAATTTTGTTTAAAACCTATTCTGACAAGTCCACAGCCCTTGCCGCCTACAACGCCGGCATGGGCAACGTGAGCGGATGGCTCAAGGACAAGTCGCTCTCTGCCGATGGCAAAACCCTGAGTCAGATTCCTTTCCCCGAAACCAGTGCCTACACCAAGCTTGTCATGCAGAATTACGCAGCCTATAAAAAGCTTTATGATACAGACAGTACCC
Proteins encoded in this window:
- a CDS encoding lytic transglycosylase domain-containing protein — protein: MNSTKNTKKREKAHRRHSFVVLRNRALLLLPLVVIVVLVVYFSAGSLQHAKRRFDSSVYPRTYAAYVEKESAAYHLEPSMVYAVIKQESNFDPKCVSRAGAIGLMQLMPDTFSWLIQNDSSSVASQKTYTDEDLYDPQINIHYGCKYLSILFKTYSDKSTALAAYNAGMGNVSGWLKDKSLSADGKTLSQIPFPETSAYTKLVMQNYAAYKKLYDTDSTRNEISLSSVSDSSKK